CTTATTTTTCAGGCCTCGGCGAAGAAGAGATAAAGATAATACCTGCTATCCAGCCCAAAGATGAGGTTCCATTCATAGGCGAGTTTCTAATAGAATCAGGTGCAGTTTCTGAAAGAGACGTCATTGAGGCACTTGACAGTCAGAAAAAGGTAGGGGAGCTCCTTCTTGAGAAAGGCAAATTAACTAGAGAGGATATTGAAAAGGCTGTCAGCGAGCAGACAGAAAGAAGGATTGACTCCTTCAAGCAGACCCTTACCTCCACAGTAAGGGTTGACTTGAGAAAACTTGATCGACTTCTCAATCTTGTTGGAGAGATGGTTATTATCCATTCAATGCTTGAAAGGATTATATACGAAGATAACGGCAAGGCAGTTATAGATTACCCCAGCTTTAGTATACAGGTGCTTTTCAATCAGCTCCAGAGGATAGGAAGACAGATACAGGAAAGCACCATGGCTTTGAGGATGCTTCCAGTAGGAGAAATCTTTCATAGATTTAAGAGACTTGTGAGGGAACTTTCACAGGCACAGAATAAAAAAGTTGATCTAATCATATCAGGTGAGGATACAGAGCTTGACAAGGGTGTTCTTGAAAAGATTACCGATCCCCTAGTTCATCTTATAAGGAATGCCATAGACCACGGAATAGAGCATCCTGAAGAAAGGATTTCAAAGGGTAAGCCAGAAACGGGGATCATCAGCCTGAGCGCCTACCAGGTTGGAGACTCAATATACATCGAGGTGGAGGACGATGGAAGGGGCATTGACCGGGAAAGGATAGTTGAAAAGGCACGTCACACCGGATTAATAAAAAATCCAGATGATCTTACAGAGGAGCAGATTTATAACCTTATATTTCTTCCTGGTTTTTCAACTGCAGAAAAGGTTACTGATCTTTCAGGTAGAGGCGTTGGTATGGATGTGGTTAAGAAGAATGTGGAATCCCTTAACGGAAGGATATACATAAGGACAAAGAAAGATACTGGTACAACAATTACTATAAAGCTTCCACTCACGCTCGCCATAATAGATGGCCTTACTGTTTCAGTAGGGGATGAGATCTACATTATTCCCCTTCAGGCCGTCCTTGAGTTGCTCAGTATCACCAATACTGATCTGAATACCATTAATGAGAAAACAGAATTCCTCCATGTAAGGGGTGAGGAGATTCCTGTAATAAGGCTCGGGGAGATACTCGGAATTAATGGCGAAGATAAAGACAGGTGTATTGCAATTGTTACCTTTCATGAAGGAAAGAAGTTTGCCCTGCTTGTAGATAGTGTAATCGGTCAGCAGCAGATAGTGGTTAAAAACTTTGGGGGTGCCCTGCCAAGAATCAAGGGGATAGGGGGGTGCACCATCCTTGGAGATGGAAGGGTGGCGCTCGTCCTTGATATGGCAGGGCTTATTGAAAATGAGATAGCCAGTTCGGCTGTCATAACATAGTGAAGCAGTGGAGGTAATCTTGAAAGAAGCGGCATTAAGGAGTCAGGAATTTGATACTGACCAGTCCCAGTATGTAACCTTTTCTCTTAACGATGAGGTTTATGGAATTGATGCCCTTTCTGTCCAGGAGATTGTTGAGCTCACCAGTATTACAAGGGTTCCCCATCTTCCGGATTTCATGAAAGGTGTTATCAATCTCAGAGGTACCATAATTCCTGTTGTTGATCTCAAAACAAAATTTAATATGAAGACAGGACCTTATAAAAAACATACCTGTATCATTGTCACCGAATTTAAAGATAGCCTGATGGGTCTTATTGTGGACGATGTCTTTGATGTCCTTTCTGTACCCAGATCCTCTATCCAGACTACACCTGAATTCGGTGCAAAGATAAGGACTGATTTTATAAGAGGACTCTTGAGAGCAGGAGATAAATTAATAATAATCTTGGACATAAATAAAGTGCTTTCTGAAGAGGAAAAAAACATAATTCACGAAGCAGTAAAAGAAGAGACTGGAGGCAATAACGAGGCAGAAGTATAAATTAATAAAGGCCGGGAGGAAATTTATATGAGTATTAAAAAGCTGTTATTGGTTGTAGGAATGGGAAACCTTGTTGTTATTGGGATCATTCTCTCACTCTTTATAAGCCTCAATTCTCGTGTAAGGTCTTCTACAGAGCAGATGATTAATACTGACCAGGCACTGCTGCTTAACTTTTTTGAGCTCTATGGTCTCGGGCTTCAGACAGGTCAGGCTACAAGAAACATCCTTCTTAACCCTGCAGATGAAACAGCAAAGAACAATTATAAAAAAGCTCATGAAGATTTTATAAAAACCCTGGATAGATCTCTCGAGATTGCCTCTGGCAATGTAAGGGAAAAACTTGAGAGGGTCAAAACACTATGGAAAGAAGATCATGAACTCAAGATAAGGATTCAGGATCTTGCCATGGCCGGTAAGAAGAATGAGGCGATAAATCTCCTTATAACGGCCGAGACTCCGAAATGGAGAGAAGTGAAAAATATTCTACTTGATCTCATAGAGTCCCAGAGGGGCATATTCAGTGACACTCTTTCAAAGAATGATCAGATCATGAAAAAAAGCGAAAGGAATCTTGTTGCTGTTATGCTTGTTTCTGTAATTGCTTTTTCAATCTTTCTGTATTTTATGCACAGACTGACTCAGAGGAATATAAAGCTTGCTCTTCAGTGTTTTGATACACTCCAGAGGGGAGAACTGAGAGAAGAAAATTTAATTACCGATGAGAAAAATTTCCTTAAGGATAAATTTAATAATATTGTTATAACCTTCAGGAA
This genomic window from Thermodesulfovibrionales bacterium contains:
- a CDS encoding chemotaxis protein CheA — encoded protein: MEDFAQEELKKLITIFTEEATEKISEFEEGILRLEREPENRELINRIFRAVHTIKGTSASLGFMNISEFTHRVEEVLDLLRKERLKSEKRIIDILLSSADIIKRMIQRASGGYDYDLKGSEAIIEELEDIKKFSIQKLYKIIFSPDPAMLSRGIDPAMIIEDLKSRGRIVNIKAYTDAVPVLSELDPEKLYLRWDILLETEEDLETLRSYFSGLGEEEIKIIPAIQPKDEVPFIGEFLIESGAVSERDVIEALDSQKKVGELLLEKGKLTREDIEKAVSEQTERRIDSFKQTLTSTVRVDLRKLDRLLNLVGEMVIIHSMLERIIYEDNGKAVIDYPSFSIQVLFNQLQRIGRQIQESTMALRMLPVGEIFHRFKRLVRELSQAQNKKVDLIISGEDTELDKGVLEKITDPLVHLIRNAIDHGIEHPEERISKGKPETGIISLSAYQVGDSIYIEVEDDGRGIDRERIVEKARHTGLIKNPDDLTEEQIYNLIFLPGFSTAEKVTDLSGRGVGMDVVKKNVESLNGRIYIRTKKDTGTTITIKLPLTLAIIDGLTVSVGDEIYIIPLQAVLELLSITNTDLNTINEKTEFLHVRGEEIPVIRLGEILGINGEDKDRCIAIVTFHEGKKFALLVDSVIGQQQIVVKNFGGALPRIKGIGGCTILGDGRVALVLDMAGLIENEIASSAVIT
- a CDS encoding chemotaxis protein CheW is translated as MKEAALRSQEFDTDQSQYVTFSLNDEVYGIDALSVQEIVELTSITRVPHLPDFMKGVINLRGTIIPVVDLKTKFNMKTGPYKKHTCIIVTEFKDSLMGLIVDDVFDVLSVPRSSIQTTPEFGAKIRTDFIRGLLRAGDKLIIILDINKVLSEEEKNIIHEAVKEETGGNNEAEV
- a CDS encoding methyl-accepting chemotaxis protein, with the translated sequence MSIKKLLLVVGMGNLVVIGIILSLFISLNSRVRSSTEQMINTDQALLLNFFELYGLGLQTGQATRNILLNPADETAKNNYKKAHEDFIKTLDRSLEIASGNVREKLERVKTLWKEDHELKIRIQDLAMAGKKNEAINLLITAETPKWREVKNILLDLIESQRGIFSDTLSKNDQIMKKSERNLVAVMLVSVIAFSIFLYFMHRLTQRNIKLALQCFDTLQRGELREENLITDEKNFLKDKFNNIVITFRNMMLRIKEAALQVSTASEQIAEASQNFSQRITEQAASIEETSATMEEMSASIKQTAENAREANRLAQEARQSAEAGMGAMVETVRAMEEINRSAQRITSISGVIEEIAFQTNLL